A single Numenius arquata chromosome 15, bNumArq3.hap1.1, whole genome shotgun sequence DNA region contains:
- the PDCD4 gene encoding programmed cell death protein 4 produces METEKQLTYVTPTELENLSDAPFSGDEENGGSEEQKTEINGNWIPATSITEAKINAKAKRRLRKNSSRDSGRGDSVSENGETLKIGVVVPTSPKGKLLDRRSRSGKGRGLPKKGGAGGKGVWGTPGQVYDVEEVDIKDPNYDDDQENCVYETVVLPLDERAFEKTLTPIIQEYFEHGDTNEVSEMLKDLNLGEMKYSVPVLAVSLALEGKASHREMTSKLISDLCGTVVSKTDVEKSFDRLLKELPELVLDSPKAPQLVGQFIARAVGDGILSSTYIDGYKGTVDCVQARAALDRATVLLSMTKGGKRIDNVWGSGGGQQSVKHLVKEIDMLLKEYLLSGDVLEAERCLQELEVPHFHHELVYEAVVMVLESTGEKTFKMILDLLKSLWTSSVITMDQMKRGYERVYREIPDINLDVPHSYSVLERFVEECFQAGIISKPLRDLCPSRGRKRFVSEGDGGRLKLESY; encoded by the exons ATGGAAACAGAGAAGCAACTCACCTATGTTACCCCAACAG AACTTGAGAATCTAAGCGATGCTCCATTTTCCGGTGATGAAGAAAATGGTGGGTCTGAGGAGCAAaaaactgaaatcaatggaaattggATTCCTGCGACTTCCATTACTGAGGCCAAAATAAATGCTAAAGCGAAGAGACGGTTGAGGAAAAATTCTTCTAGAGATTCTGGGAGAGGAGACTCTGTTAGTGAGAATGGAGAGACGCTGAAGATCGGAGTTGTTGTACCAACGAGCCCAAAAGGGAAACTCCTGGACAGGCGATCCCGATCTGGAAAGGGAAGGGGTCTACCGAAGAAAG GTGGAGCAGGTGGTAAAGGAGTTTGGGGAACACCAGGTCAAGTGTATGATGTGGAAGAAGTAGATATAAAGGATCCTAATTATGATGATGACCAG GAGAACTGCGTCTATGAAACAGTAGTTTTACCTCTGGATGAAAGAGCATTTGAAAAAACTTTAACACCAATCATACAGGAATATTTTGAACATGGAGATACTAACGAAGTTTCG GAGATGCTGAAGGACTTAAACCTTGGTGAAATGAAATACAGTGTGCCAGTGCTGGCTGTTTCCTTGGCATTAGAGGGGAAGGCTAGTCACAGGGAAATGACATCTAAGCTTATCTCTGACCTTTGCGGGACAGTAGTAAGCAAAACTGACGTGGAAAAATCATTTGATAGACTGCTTAAAGAACTACCTGAATTGGTGTTGGATTCTCCCAAGGCACCGCAG TTGGTGGGCCAGTTTATTGCTAGAGCTGTTGGAGATGGGATTCTAAGCAGTACCTACATAGATGGCTACAAAGGCACCGTGGATTGTGTCCAAGCTCG AGCTGCGCTGGACCGAGCTACTGTGTTGCTGAGTATGACGAAGGGTGGAAAGCGTATAGACAACGTGTGGGGGTCAGGAGGCGGCCAGCAGTCTGTGAAACACCTTGTTAAAGAG ATAGATATGTTGCTGaaagaatatttgctttctgGAGATGTACTGGAAGCTGAACGTTGCCTTCAGGAACTGGAAGTACCCCATTTTCACCACGAACTTGTATATGAA GCTGTTGTGATGGTTTTGGAATCAACGggagaaaagacctttaaaatgaTACTGGATTTGTTGAAATCTCTCTGGACGTCTTCTGTCATTACTATGGACCAAATGAAAAGA GGCTATGAACGAGTTTACCGTGAAATCCCAGACATTAACCTGGATGTGCCACACTCCTATTCTGTACTTGAGCGCTTTGTAGAGGAATGCTTTCAGGCTGGAATAATCTCCAAACCACTGAGAGACCTCTGTCCTTCAAG